The Acidobacteriota bacterium genome includes a region encoding these proteins:
- a CDS encoding PAS domain S-box protein, with protein sequence MAFFNRLRARSPDGTLAIAVVAALLVAGIWFFTLERGRSEQREAAAAEFSKNANLALALDVHTNQLLSGIDEFLLLMQDQYQGPASHAPIPLARLVAPALAGKPSVAFVGVTNERGDIVDSLQPFQPTNVADRDFFQRQQRGEVPGMLISEPALGRVSGVWAISLTRRIVKTDGSFGGIVGISIEPQYLTELFETTNLGPNDMMSLVLTNGVTLARRRGTLLEFGENIAGSRLMAEYTQQPIGGFTGPGGVDGQVRMFSYRGMTDYPVVATVGTLEADVLAPVRRRAQRSALAAGAATLFVVFVSVASFVMLDRQQRANRRLHEQASLLDKAQDAIIVTDLDRRITYWNKSAERLYGWTAAEAVGRVVTELFHDGAGADEAGRAYNTVLRRGEWTGELRPVNKLGRPVIVESRFTLVRDAQGDPQSILSINTDVSERRQLEQQFYRAQRLESIGTLAGGIAHDLNNVLAPIMMAIELLKESVTAPADREVLAMMDASTSRGAEMVRQVLAYARGVEGRRVEIDPGTLVADVARIARDTLPKTIDLQTRVESGLPPLVGDPTQCHQVLVNLCVNARDAMPAGGQLTMSAALVRLDDSSGVNLPPGTYVKLEVRDTGTGIAADIADKIFDPFFTTKEPGQGTGLGLSTSLAIVKSHGGDIQVASHGGRGAVFEVYLPAGAGAGANPGPVAVDVTTGPEGGGQTVLVVDDEAGIRMIAQRTLERGGYRVLLAADGAEAVAVFGVHHQTLAAVLLDMTMPVLAGVPAIQAMARINPRVPIVAMSGIIANEEAARAASEQVKVFLPKPFTTKTLLAALNHVLA encoded by the coding sequence TTGGCATTCTTCAACCGACTCCGCGCCCGCAGTCCCGACGGCACCCTGGCGATTGCCGTGGTGGCCGCGCTGCTTGTCGCCGGCATCTGGTTCTTCACCCTCGAGCGCGGCCGCAGCGAGCAACGGGAGGCGGCCGCGGCTGAGTTCAGCAAGAACGCCAACCTCGCGCTCGCCCTCGACGTCCACACCAACCAGCTGCTGTCGGGCATCGACGAATTCCTGCTGCTGATGCAGGACCAGTATCAGGGGCCGGCCTCGCACGCGCCGATTCCGCTGGCACGGCTGGTGGCGCCCGCGCTTGCCGGCAAGCCGTCGGTGGCGTTCGTCGGCGTCACCAACGAACGCGGCGACATCGTCGATTCGCTGCAACCGTTCCAGCCGACCAACGTCGCCGATCGTGATTTCTTTCAGCGTCAACAGCGGGGCGAGGTCCCTGGGATGCTGATCTCCGAGCCGGCGCTGGGCCGGGTCAGCGGCGTCTGGGCGATCAGCCTGACCCGACGAATCGTCAAGACTGACGGCTCGTTTGGCGGCATTGTCGGCATCTCGATCGAGCCGCAATATCTCACCGAGTTGTTCGAGACCACCAACCTGGGCCCGAATGACATGATGTCGCTGGTGTTGACCAATGGTGTCACGCTGGCCAGGCGCCGGGGCACGCTGCTGGAGTTCGGCGAGAACATCGCGGGGTCGCGGCTGATGGCCGAGTACACGCAGCAGCCGATCGGCGGCTTCACCGGTCCCGGCGGCGTCGACGGCCAGGTCCGGATGTTCAGCTACCGCGGCATGACGGACTATCCCGTGGTCGCGACCGTCGGCACACTCGAAGCCGACGTCCTGGCCCCGGTGCGGCGGCGCGCGCAGCGCAGCGCGCTCGCCGCCGGCGCAGCGACGCTGTTTGTCGTGTTCGTGAGCGTGGCCAGCTTCGTGATGCTGGATCGCCAGCAGCGGGCCAACCGGCGCCTCCACGAGCAGGCATCGTTGCTCGACAAGGCCCAGGACGCGATCATCGTCACCGATCTCGACCGCCGGATCACGTACTGGAACAAGAGCGCCGAGCGTCTCTACGGCTGGACCGCGGCCGAGGCGGTGGGCCGCGTCGTGACGGAGTTGTTCCACGACGGCGCCGGTGCTGATGAGGCCGGTCGGGCCTACAACACGGTGCTCAGGCGCGGCGAATGGACCGGGGAACTGCGGCCGGTCAACAAGCTGGGCCGGCCGGTGATCGTCGAAAGCCGCTTCACGCTGGTGCGCGACGCCCAGGGCGATCCGCAGAGCATCCTGTCGATCAACACCGACGTCTCGGAGCGCCGCCAGTTGGAGCAGCAGTTCTACCGGGCGCAGCGGCTCGAGAGCATCGGCACCCTGGCCGGGGGCATCGCGCACGATCTCAACAACGTGCTGGCGCCGATCATGATGGCGATCGAGTTGCTGAAGGAAAGCGTGACCGCTCCCGCCGACCGCGAGGTGCTGGCCATGATGGACGCCAGCACCAGCCGCGGCGCCGAGATGGTGCGGCAGGTGTTGGCCTACGCGCGCGGCGTCGAGGGCCGCCGGGTGGAGATCGACCCAGGCACACTGGTCGCCGACGTGGCGCGGATCGCGCGCGACACCCTGCCCAAGACCATCGACCTCCAGACGCGCGTCGAGTCCGGCCTGCCCCCGCTCGTCGGCGACCCGACGCAGTGCCACCAGGTGCTGGTCAACCTGTGCGTGAACGCGCGTGACGCCATGCCCGCGGGCGGGCAGCTGACCATGAGCGCCGCGTTGGTGCGCCTTGACGACTCGAGCGGCGTCAACCTGCCGCCCGGCACCTACGTGAAGCTCGAGGTGCGGGACACCGGTACCGGCATTGCCGCCGACATCGCCGACAAGATTTTCGATCCGTTCTTTACGACCAAGGAGCCCGGCCAAGGGACCGGGCTGGGCCTGTCGACCTCGCTGGCCATCGTGAAGAGCCATGGCGGCGACATCCAGGTCGCCAGCCACGGCGGTCGCGGGGCCGTGTTTGAGGTCTACCTGCCGGCCGGGGCCGGCGCCGGGGCGAATCCCGGGCCAGTGGCCGTCGACGTCACGACCGGGCCGGAGGGCGGTGGCCAGACCGTGCTGGTGGTCGACGACGAGGCGGGCATTCGCATGATCGCCCAGCGCACGCTCGAGCGCGGCGGGTATCGCGTGCTGCTGGCGGCCGACGGGGCCGAGGCGGTGGCCGTCTTCGGCGTCCACCACCAGACGCTGGCCGCGGTACTGCTGGACATGACCATGCCCGTGCTGGCCGGCGTCCCGGCCATCCAGGCGATGGCGCGGATCAATCCGCGCGTGCCGATCGTGGCCATGAGCGGCATCATCGCCAACGAAGAGGCGGCGCGCGCGGCCAGCGAACAGGTCAAGGTGTTCCTGCCCAAGCCGTTTACCACCAAGACCTTGCTCGCCGCCCTGAATCACGTCCTTGCGTAG
- a CDS encoding glycosyl hydrolase, producing the protein MFRKSCLLVLLATLIALGGAPSLRAEQAAGAAARPAAAAAPTDPFAGLVFRNIGPATMGGRVDDLAVLESNPAVFYVGTATGGLWKTVNNGTTWEVLFDDLDDAVSIGDIAINPNDANTVWVGTGENNNRQSGSWGNGVYKSTDGGRTWKNVGLPNSKHIARIIVDPVDHDIVYVAALGSLWGPGGERGVYKTTDGGLTWARILHVDDDTGATELVMDPSNNKVIYAATYQRRRATWGFNGGGPGSAMWKSSDAGRTWTRLTEGVPAGHLGRIGMDVYRSNPNILYAMIQHETESGTYRSDDAGLSWRKMSNTNPRPMYFSQVRIDPNNDLRVYVLGVQIHISDDGGKTFIENGALHSDHHAMWINPKNSNHIIDGTDGGIGISWDKGATWEAVYNMDLGQFYHVTYDMETPYNVCGGLQDNYTWCGPTAVRSRTGIANDQWFQIHGGDGFEAQIDPTNSRIIYAESQDGNISRIDKISNERKSIRPLPARGEAPLRWNWNTPILMSPHDPATIYVGANQVFKSTDRGQSWTAISPDLTEATDREGLTLMGVTAKDFTIAKHDGVQTYGNIVQLVESPRQAGVLYAGTDDGQVHMTKDGKTWTNITGRFPGVPKNSYVSRLTASAHEVNVVYATFDNHRANDMGTYVYASVDGGNNFRSIGEGISKGHAVTAMAEDPKNPNVLYTGTEFGIFVSPDRGGRWTRLKSNLPTVPIHEIIFHPRDNDMIVATHGRSIWILDDATPLQQYADAIKSDAFLFDMRGAMQFNPANDRGFVSDKPFFGKNPAYGAAISYYLSQPQTSVALRIRDAAGNQVREISGDDLRTARAAGINRIQWDLRHQPLVGAGGAGGAGGAGGAGGGGGNNGPNVMPGEYRVTLVVDGKDVATKPVRVSGDKDMPMTDAERKTWHDTALGLHDLQRVANAAAEAVTTLGAQVAAAETLVKTAANVPAAGKAALADVNTKLADLRRRLGVGQAQGGGGGGFGGQQANTRGQLGQTKGQIMNSTSVPTVQQLRIAGELREDMVKLVDDTNALMTAVPALYDALGASGAKPAALKPVGPLPAK; encoded by the coding sequence ATGTTTCGAAAATCTTGCCTGCTTGTCTTGCTTGCCACCCTGATTGCGCTTGGCGGCGCGCCCAGCCTGCGCGCCGAACAGGCGGCCGGCGCCGCCGCGCGGCCCGCGGCCGCCGCGGCGCCCACCGATCCATTCGCCGGCCTGGTCTTCCGCAACATCGGTCCGGCCACCATGGGCGGGCGCGTCGATGACCTCGCCGTGCTCGAGTCGAACCCGGCGGTGTTCTATGTCGGCACCGCGACCGGCGGCTTGTGGAAGACCGTGAACAACGGCACCACCTGGGAGGTGTTGTTTGACGACCTTGATGATGCGGTGTCGATTGGCGACATTGCCATCAACCCGAACGATGCCAACACGGTGTGGGTCGGCACCGGCGAGAACAACAACCGGCAGAGTGGCTCGTGGGGCAACGGCGTCTACAAGTCAACCGACGGCGGCCGCACCTGGAAAAACGTCGGCCTGCCGAACTCGAAGCACATTGCCCGCATCATCGTGGACCCGGTCGATCACGACATTGTCTACGTCGCGGCGCTCGGCAGCCTGTGGGGCCCGGGCGGCGAGCGCGGTGTCTACAAGACCACCGACGGCGGCCTGACCTGGGCGCGCATTCTCCACGTCGATGACGATACCGGCGCCACCGAACTGGTGATGGACCCCTCGAACAACAAGGTGATCTACGCGGCCACCTACCAGCGGCGTCGCGCCACCTGGGGCTTCAACGGCGGCGGGCCCGGCAGCGCCATGTGGAAGTCGAGCGACGCGGGCCGCACCTGGACCAGGTTGACCGAGGGCGTGCCGGCCGGCCACCTGGGCCGCATCGGCATGGACGTGTATCGCTCCAACCCGAACATTCTCTACGCCATGATCCAGCACGAGACCGAGAGCGGCACCTATCGCTCGGACGATGCCGGCCTGTCGTGGCGCAAGATGTCGAACACCAATCCGCGCCCGATGTACTTCAGCCAGGTGCGGATCGATCCCAATAACGACCTGCGCGTCTACGTGCTCGGCGTGCAAATTCACATTTCGGACGATGGCGGCAAGACCTTCATCGAGAACGGCGCGCTGCACTCGGATCACCACGCGATGTGGATCAACCCGAAGAACTCGAACCACATCATCGACGGCACTGACGGCGGCATCGGCATCAGCTGGGACAAGGGCGCGACCTGGGAAGCGGTCTACAACATGGACCTGGGCCAGTTCTACCACGTCACCTACGACATGGAGACGCCCTACAACGTGTGCGGCGGCCTGCAGGACAACTACACCTGGTGCGGCCCGACCGCGGTGCGCAGCCGCACCGGCATTGCCAACGACCAGTGGTTCCAGATCCACGGCGGCGACGGCTTCGAGGCGCAGATCGATCCCACCAATTCGCGGATCATCTATGCCGAGTCGCAGGACGGCAACATCTCGCGCATCGACAAGATCAGCAACGAGCGCAAGTCGATCCGGCCGCTGCCGGCCCGCGGCGAGGCGCCGCTGCGCTGGAACTGGAACACGCCGATCCTGATGTCGCCGCACGATCCGGCGACGATCTACGTCGGCGCCAACCAGGTGTTCAAGTCCACCGACCGCGGCCAGAGCTGGACGGCGATCAGCCCCGACCTGACCGAGGCGACCGATCGCGAGGGCCTGACGCTGATGGGCGTCACCGCGAAAGACTTCACCATTGCCAAGCACGACGGCGTCCAGACCTACGGCAACATCGTGCAGCTGGTCGAGTCGCCCAGGCAGGCGGGCGTCCTCTATGCCGGTACGGACGATGGCCAGGTTCACATGACCAAGGACGGCAAGACCTGGACCAACATCACCGGCAGGTTCCCGGGAGTGCCGAAGAACTCGTACGTCTCGCGCCTCACGGCCTCGGCGCACGAAGTGAATGTCGTCTACGCCACGTTCGACAACCACCGGGCCAACGACATGGGCACTTACGTCTACGCCAGCGTTGACGGCGGCAACAACTTCCGGTCGATTGGCGAGGGCATTTCGAAGGGCCATGCGGTCACCGCGATGGCCGAGGATCCGAAGAATCCCAACGTGCTCTACACCGGCACCGAGTTCGGCATCTTCGTCAGCCCCGATCGGGGCGGCCGGTGGACGCGGCTCAAGTCGAACCTGCCGACCGTGCCGATCCACGAGATCATCTTTCACCCGCGCGACAACGACATGATTGTCGCCACGCACGGCCGCAGCATCTGGATCCTGGACGATGCCACGCCGCTGCAGCAGTACGCCGACGCGATCAAGAGCGACGCGTTCCTGTTCGACATGCGCGGCGCGATGCAGTTCAACCCCGCCAATGACCGCGGGTTCGTCAGCGACAAGCCGTTCTTCGGCAAGAACCCGGCCTACGGCGCGGCGATCAGCTACTACCTGTCGCAGCCGCAAACGAGCGTCGCGCTGCGGATTCGCGATGCCGCCGGAAACCAGGTCCGCGAGATCAGCGGCGATGACTTGCGCACCGCGCGAGCCGCCGGGATCAACCGCATCCAGTGGGACCTGCGGCACCAGCCGTTGGTTGGGGCGGGTGGGGCGGGTGGGGCTGGTGGGGCGGGTGGGGCGGGTGGGGGCGGCGGCAACAACGGCCCCAACGTGATGCCCGGCGAGTACCGGGTCACCCTGGTGGTCGATGGCAAGGACGTGGCGACCAAGCCGGTGCGGGTGAGCGGCGACAAGGACATGCCGATGACCGACGCCGAGCGCAAGACCTGGCACGACACGGCGCTCGGGCTGCACGACCTCCAGCGCGTTGCCAACGCCGCGGCCGAAGCGGTGACCACCCTGGGCGCGCAGGTGGCGGCGGCGGAAACGCTCGTCAAGACCGCCGCCAATGTGCCGGCCGCCGGCAAGGCGGCGCTGGCTGACGTCAACACCAAGCTGGCGGATTTGCGCCGGCGCCTCGGCGTGGGGCAGGCCCAGGGCGGCGGTGGCGGCGGCTTCGGCGGTCAGCAGGCCAATACGCGTGGCCAATTGGGTCAGACCAAGGGCCAGATCATGAACTCGACCTCGGTGCCGACTGTGCAACAGCTCCGCATTGCCGGCGAGTTGCGCGAGGACATGGTCAAGCTGGTCGATGACACCAACGCCCTGATGACGGCGGTTCCCGCGTTATACGACGCACTCGGGGCGAGTGGCGCGAAGCCGGCGGCGCTCAAGCCGGTCGGCCCGTTGCCTGCGAAGTAA
- the clpA gene encoding ATP-dependent Clp protease ATP-binding subunit ClpA, with translation MSRTPVPFAPDTLESIRRAFRVAAERRHDLVSLEHMLHALVEDPQARGILTACRVDLDALRKDLDEVLERAFTPVPGRKAVKPESTLGFDRVVERAVVHAASSSAQQVESGALLVFLLQEEDSHAAYFLRKQGLDRLTLLRAISHGGDKEGGKDGAVAPDGGEANVKDPLATFATDLVAKAAKGAIDPLIGRELELERMIQVLCRRRKNNPLLVGEPGVGKTALAEGLALRVHQDDVPEPLKGVRVFSLDMGSLVAGTRYRGDFEERVKQVLDALAKHEHAILFIDEIHTMVGAGSASGGTMDAGNLLKPALASGALRCIGSSTFADVKQSFDKDRALSRRFQKIEVLEPSEAETIAILQGLKDSYEKHHGVTYSDAAIEAAVALSVRHLKDLHLPDKAIDVLDEAGAALKLSPADSRLPTPDSRQVTVADIEKVIAKMARVPVQAVSSDDKVALKNIESELRAVIFGQDAAIDEVASAIKLSRSGLRAADKPMGNFLFAGPTGVGKTELARQLARVLKVEFLRFDMSEYMEKHAVSRLIGAPPGYVGYEEGGLLIDAVRKAPHAVLLLDEIEKAHPDLFAILLQVMDHATLTDTHGRHADFRHVILIMTTNAGARDLSGRRMGFREMGEGSKATGVLERVFAPEFRNRLDATVHFLPLGTREIELVVDKHIDELRALVAGRKIAIELEPAARAWLAEKGFDRAFGARPMARLVEKSIKKPLSELLLFGDVKDGGRITVRLGPDGLLVSAPPV, from the coding sequence ATGAGCCGCACACCCGTTCCGTTTGCCCCCGATACCCTCGAAAGCATTCGCCGCGCGTTTCGCGTCGCCGCCGAGCGTCGTCACGACCTGGTCAGCCTCGAGCACATGCTCCACGCGCTCGTGGAGGATCCGCAGGCGCGCGGCATCCTGACCGCGTGTCGCGTCGATCTGGACGCGCTGCGTAAGGACCTCGATGAAGTGCTTGAGCGCGCCTTCACGCCAGTCCCCGGCCGCAAGGCCGTGAAGCCCGAATCCACCCTCGGCTTCGACCGCGTCGTCGAACGCGCGGTGGTGCACGCGGCTTCGTCGAGCGCGCAACAGGTGGAGAGCGGTGCGTTGCTGGTGTTCCTGCTGCAGGAAGAAGACAGCCACGCGGCGTATTTCCTGCGCAAGCAGGGCCTCGATCGCCTCACGTTGCTGCGCGCGATCTCGCACGGCGGTGACAAGGAAGGCGGCAAAGACGGCGCTGTGGCGCCCGATGGCGGGGAAGCCAACGTCAAGGATCCGCTCGCGACGTTCGCGACCGATCTCGTGGCCAAGGCCGCCAAAGGCGCCATCGATCCGCTGATCGGCCGGGAACTCGAGCTCGAGCGGATGATCCAGGTGTTGTGCCGCCGCCGCAAGAACAACCCGCTGCTGGTAGGCGAGCCGGGCGTGGGCAAGACGGCGCTGGCCGAAGGCCTGGCGCTGCGCGTTCACCAGGACGACGTGCCCGAGCCGCTGAAGGGCGTGCGCGTGTTCTCGCTCGACATGGGATCGCTCGTCGCCGGCACGCGTTACCGCGGCGACTTCGAAGAGCGGGTCAAGCAGGTGCTCGATGCGCTCGCCAAGCACGAACACGCGATCCTGTTCATCGATGAGATCCACACCATGGTCGGCGCCGGTTCGGCGTCGGGCGGGACGATGGACGCCGGCAACCTGTTGAAGCCGGCGCTGGCGTCTGGCGCGCTGCGGTGCATTGGCTCGTCCACGTTCGCGGACGTGAAGCAATCGTTCGATAAGGACCGCGCGCTGTCGCGCCGGTTCCAGAAGATCGAAGTGCTGGAGCCGTCGGAGGCCGAGACCATCGCGATTCTGCAGGGCCTCAAGGATTCGTACGAGAAGCATCACGGCGTGACGTACTCGGACGCGGCGATTGAAGCGGCCGTCGCTCTGTCAGTGCGGCACCTGAAAGACCTCCACCTCCCGGACAAGGCAATTGATGTGCTCGATGAAGCGGGAGCCGCGCTGAAGCTTTCGCCCGCCGACTCCCGACTCCCGACTCCCGACTCCCGGCAGGTCACTGTTGCCGACATCGAGAAGGTCATTGCCAAGATGGCACGCGTGCCGGTGCAGGCCGTGTCGAGCGACGACAAGGTGGCGCTCAAGAACATCGAGAGCGAGCTGCGGGCGGTGATCTTCGGGCAGGACGCGGCGATCGACGAGGTCGCCTCGGCGATCAAGCTGTCGCGGTCGGGATTGCGCGCGGCCGACAAGCCGATGGGCAATTTCCTGTTTGCGGGTCCCACTGGCGTCGGCAAGACGGAACTGGCGCGGCAGCTGGCGCGCGTGCTCAAGGTGGAGTTCCTGCGCTTCGACATGTCGGAGTACATGGAGAAGCATGCGGTGTCGCGCCTGATCGGCGCGCCGCCGGGGTATGTCGGTTACGAGGAGGGCGGCCTGCTGATCGACGCCGTTCGCAAGGCGCCGCATGCGGTGCTGCTGCTCGACGAGATCGAGAAGGCGCACCCGGATCTGTTCGCCATCCTCCTTCAGGTGATGGATCACGCGACGCTCACCGACACGCACGGCCGTCACGCCGACTTCCGGCACGTCATCCTGATCATGACCACCAACGCCGGCGCGCGCGACCTGTCGGGGCGCCGCATGGGCTTCCGCGAAATGGGCGAGGGCTCGAAGGCGACCGGCGTGCTCGAGCGGGTGTTCGCCCCCGAGTTCCGCAACCGGCTCGATGCCACGGTGCACTTCCTGCCGCTCGGCACGCGTGAAATCGAGCTGGTCGTGGACAAGCACATCGACGAACTGCGGGCGCTCGTGGCGGGCCGCAAGATCGCGATCGAGCTGGAGCCGGCGGCGCGGGCGTGGCTGGCCGAGAAGGGCTTCGATCGCGCGTTCGGCGCCCGGCCGATGGCGCGGCTGGTCGAGAAGTCGATCAAGAAGCCGCTGTCGGAGTTGCTGCTCTTCGGCGACGTCAAGGATGGCGGCCGAATTACCGTGCGGCTCGGCCCCGACGGCCTTCTCGTTTCTGCACCGCCCGTATAA
- a CDS encoding ATP-dependent Clp protease adaptor ClpS gives MAAPKTADGVQTESRADEKVENPRLWRVLLHNDDFTTQEFVVWVLETVFNMPSAEAFAVMMHVHQAGVGVAGLFTRDVAETKVKATQQLAEQHEFPLLVTLEPDPEGGRA, from the coding sequence GTGGCAGCCCCGAAGACCGCAGACGGCGTCCAGACCGAGTCGCGCGCCGACGAGAAGGTCGAGAACCCGCGTCTCTGGCGGGTCTTGCTGCACAACGACGACTTCACGACCCAGGAATTCGTGGTGTGGGTCCTCGAGACGGTTTTCAACATGCCATCCGCCGAGGCCTTCGCCGTCATGATGCATGTGCACCAGGCGGGGGTCGGCGTGGCCGGCCTGTTCACCCGCGACGTCGCTGAAACCAAGGTCAAGGCCACGCAACAACTGGCCGAGCAGCACGAGTTTCCGCTGCTGGTCACGCTCGAACCCGACCCCGAGGGAGGTCGCGCATGA
- a CDS encoding type II toxin-antitoxin system VapC family toxin gives MKALFDTNLLIDYLKGVEAAQVEFARYRQPLISIVTWMEILAGVRNEEEGDVVEMFLRDFRIVEVTRAIAREATDIRKNSRLRLPDALIWASARRESALLVTRNTKDFPKDEPGIRIPY, from the coding sequence GTGAAGGCCCTCTTCGACACCAACCTCCTGATCGATTACCTGAAGGGCGTCGAAGCCGCGCAAGTTGAGTTCGCGCGCTACCGCCAGCCGCTGATCAGCATCGTCACCTGGATGGAGATACTGGCCGGCGTCCGCAACGAAGAAGAGGGCGACGTCGTCGAGATGTTCCTGCGCGATTTCCGCATCGTCGAGGTGACCCGCGCCATTGCGAGGGAAGCGACCGACATTCGCAAAAACTCGCGCTTGCGCCTGCCCGACGCCCTGATCTGGGCCTCGGCCCGGCGCGAATCGGCCCTGCTGGTCACGCGCAATACGAAGGACTTCCCCAAAGACGAGCCGGGCATTCGCATTCCGTACTGA
- the aat gene encoding leucyl/phenylalanyl-tRNA--protein transferase — protein MIPFLGPADPFPPVEQALDEPDGLLAAGADLTPGRLIDAYRHGIFPWFNEGDPILWWSPNPRIVLAPRDFHVSHSLKKRLKQRRFTVTIDTAFAAVVAECAAPRPDDGGTWLTAPMKAAYLALHEEGAAHSLEVWMDGALAGGIYGVGLGRMFFGESMFSRRTDASKIALFYLAAQLARWDFPWIDCQLETDHLLTLGATAVPRRLFVAKVARLVREPAPNWTLDGDLAGGI, from the coding sequence ATGATTCCGTTTCTCGGCCCCGCTGACCCGTTTCCGCCCGTAGAGCAGGCCCTCGACGAGCCCGATGGCTTGCTGGCCGCCGGCGCCGACCTCACCCCTGGCCGGCTGATCGACGCCTATCGCCACGGCATCTTCCCGTGGTTCAACGAAGGCGATCCCATCCTCTGGTGGTCTCCCAACCCGCGCATCGTCCTCGCGCCGCGCGACTTTCACGTGTCGCATTCGCTGAAGAAGCGGCTCAAGCAGCGCCGGTTCACGGTCACGATCGACACCGCCTTCGCAGCGGTCGTTGCCGAGTGCGCCGCGCCGCGGCCTGACGATGGAGGCACCTGGCTGACAGCGCCCATGAAGGCGGCGTACCTCGCGCTGCATGAGGAGGGCGCGGCCCATTCGCTCGAGGTGTGGATGGACGGTGCGCTCGCTGGCGGCATCTACGGCGTCGGTCTCGGCCGGATGTTTTTCGGCGAGTCGATGTTCTCGCGCCGCACCGACGCCTCGAAGATTGCCTTGTTCTACCTGGCCGCCCAGCTCGCGCGTTGGGACTTTCCGTGGATCGATTGCCAGCTCGAGACCGACCACCTCCTTACTCTTGGCGCCACGGCGGTGCCGCGTCGCCTGTTTGTCGCGAAGGTCGCCCGGCTCGTCCGCGAACCCGCGCCTAACTGGACGCTCGACGGGGATTTGGCCGGTGGCATCTGA
- a CDS encoding class I SAM-dependent methyltransferase: MSPDTFYADLEQRHFANLTFSEVTRALRALSSAYVERRESALADHRALDGAGKRAAFALYYGPIHFELIRAICERLEQPKAAGLVIDLGCGTGVAGAAIATMTTPQSRVLGIDTHPWTLEEARFTYRALGLSAEVRRGSAGRTRIPANASFVVGAFVVNELKQPEREELLLELKAAVARGTSVLIVEPISLRISPWWEEWAAAFLLMGGRADEWKIRTDLPPIVKRLAKSSSLRPDALTARSLFAGKTG, encoded by the coding sequence GTGTCGCCCGACACCTTCTACGCCGACCTCGAACAACGCCATTTCGCGAACCTGACGTTCAGCGAGGTAACCCGGGCGCTGCGGGCGTTGTCGTCGGCGTACGTCGAACGCCGCGAAAGCGCGCTGGCCGATCACCGCGCGCTCGATGGCGCCGGCAAGCGCGCCGCCTTCGCCCTCTACTACGGTCCCATTCACTTCGAACTGATCCGCGCCATTTGCGAGCGGCTGGAACAACCCAAGGCCGCAGGCCTGGTCATCGATCTCGGGTGCGGCACGGGCGTAGCGGGTGCGGCGATTGCGACGATGACCACGCCGCAGTCGCGCGTCCTCGGTATCGACACGCATCCGTGGACGCTCGAAGAGGCGCGCTTCACTTATCGCGCGCTGGGCCTCAGCGCCGAGGTGCGGCGCGGCTCTGCCGGCCGCACGCGCATCCCGGCCAACGCCAGCTTCGTGGTGGGCGCGTTCGTGGTCAACGAGCTGAAGCAACCCGAACGCGAAGAGCTGTTACTGGAACTGAAAGCCGCCGTCGCGCGCGGCACGTCGGTGCTGATCGTCGAACCGATCTCGCTGCGCATCTCGCCGTGGTGGGAGGAATGGGCCGCCGCCTTCCTGCTGATGGGCGGACGCGCCGACGAGTGGAAGATCCGCACCGACCTGCCGCCGATCGTCAAGCGACTGGCGAAGTCGTCGAGCTTGCGTCCCGATGCGCTGACGGCCCGCAGTCTATTTGCTGGGAAGACCGGCTAA